A section of the Saccopteryx leptura isolate mSacLep1 chromosome 4, mSacLep1_pri_phased_curated, whole genome shotgun sequence genome encodes:
- the RPS23 gene encoding small ribosomal subunit protein uS12, protein MGKCRGLRTARKLRSHRRDQKWHDKQYKKAHLGTALKANPFGGASHAKGIVLEKVGVEAKQPNSAIRKCVRVQLIKNGKKITAFVPNDGCLNFIEENDEVLVAGFGRKGHAVGDIPGVRFKVVKVANVSLLALYKGKKERPRS, encoded by the exons ATGG GCAAGTGTCGCGGCCTTCGTACTGCCAGGAAGCTCCGGAGCCACCGGCGAGATCAGAAATGGCACGATAAGCAGTACAAGAAAGCCCATTTGGGCACAGCCCTGAAGGCCAATCCTTTCGGAGGCGCTTCCCATGCCAAAGGAATTGTGCTGGAGAAAGT AGGGGTTGAAGCCAAACAACCAAATTCTGCTATCAGGAAGTGTGTCCGAGTCCAGCTGATCAAGAATGGCAAGAAAATCACAGCCTTTGTGCCCAATGATGGTTGTTTGAACTTTATTGAG GAAAATGATGAAGTTCTGGTTGCTGGATTTGGTCGCAAAGGTCATGCTGTTGGTGACATTCCTGGAGTTCGCTTTAAGGTTGTCAAAGTAGCCAATGTCTCTCTTTTGGCTTTATACAAAGGCAAGAAGGAAAGACCAAGATCATAA